One window from the genome of Phormidium ambiguum IAM M-71 encodes:
- the dprA gene encoding DNA-processing protein DprA: MEERIFWLAWSQVSGIGPILLKRLQTHFISLSAAWEASPNQLKEVEGFGNKTIQAVVEKRSKIDPEKLLKQHLEKNPNFWTPADVEYPRLLLETPNPPPVLYYQGKVQNSENQGITPTVAIVGTRSPSEYGKRWTRKISAALAKQGFTIVSGMADGIDTEAHDACLEVGGRTLAVLGTGVDVVYPPRNRSLYERILNNGLVLSEYPAGTQPNRTNFPPRNRIIAGLSRAVLVMEAPTKSGALITADFAKEIKRDIYVLTARLDDYQFHGCLKLLNKGATAIPIEFDELLIMLGAKPIAEKEDFSSLPLFNQPEIKQTQTSNQPPIPDLEPDLKQVFQTIATEPLSFDLIVQQSGLAASTVSSALLQLELMGLLTQLPGMRYQRC, from the coding sequence GTGGAAGAACGAATATTTTGGTTAGCTTGGTCGCAAGTTTCGGGAATCGGCCCAATTTTACTCAAACGGCTACAAACGCACTTTATCTCACTCTCAGCAGCGTGGGAAGCCAGCCCAAATCAACTGAAAGAAGTAGAAGGATTTGGGAATAAAACCATACAAGCAGTGGTGGAAAAAAGGTCAAAAATTGACCCCGAAAAACTCCTCAAACAACACTTAGAAAAAAACCCCAACTTTTGGACACCTGCTGATGTCGAATATCCACGTTTATTGTTAGAAACTCCTAACCCACCACCTGTACTTTATTACCAAGGAAAAGTTCAAAATTCGGAAAATCAAGGTATCACACCTACAGTTGCCATTGTCGGTACTCGTTCCCCTTCTGAATATGGTAAACGTTGGACTCGCAAAATTAGCGCAGCTTTAGCTAAACAAGGCTTTACAATAGTTTCTGGCATGGCAGATGGCATTGATACCGAAGCTCACGATGCCTGTTTAGAAGTGGGGGGACGAACTTTAGCCGTATTAGGAACTGGTGTCGATGTAGTTTATCCGCCACGCAATCGCAGTTTATACGAACGGATTTTAAATAACGGTTTAGTATTAAGTGAATATCCCGCCGGAACTCAACCAAACCGCACTAATTTTCCGCCCCGCAATCGCATTATCGCAGGTTTAAGTCGAGCGGTATTAGTAATGGAAGCACCAACCAAATCAGGAGCTTTAATTACTGCTGATTTTGCCAAAGAAATAAAACGAGATATTTATGTATTAACAGCGCGACTAGATGATTATCAATTTCATGGTTGCTTAAAATTATTAAACAAAGGAGCTACGGCGATTCCCATTGAATTTGATGAACTTTTAATTATGTTAGGTGCAAAACCCATAGCAGAAAAAGAGGATTTTTCATCATTGCCATTATTTAATCAACCTGAAATTAAGCAAACACAAACATCAAATCAACCACCAATCCCTGATTTAGAACCAGATTTAAAACAGGTTTTTCAAACCATTGCCACAGAACCTTTATCCTTTGATTTAATTGTGCAACAAAGCGGGTTAGCAGCGAGTACTGTTTCTAGTGCATTGTTGCAATTAGAATTAATGGGATTATTAACTCAGTTACCCGGAATGAGGTATCAGAGATGTTAG
- a CDS encoding M3 family metallopeptidase, which yields MIANSTITSNPLLIGKGLPPFDAIKPEQVEPAFAELLTKLEAELAQLEANVQPNWSGLVEPLDRLNDPLRWSWGVVGHLMGVKNSPELRQAYENVQPNVVQFWNKLSQSKPIYEAFKALRQSEDWDKLQPAQQRIVESAIRDAELSGVGLEGEQKERFNAIELELAELGTKFSNHVLDATKAFSLTLTTKEEIDGLPPSLLSLAAQAARAEGAENATPENGPWRITLDFPSYVPFMQHSTRRDLREQLYRAFISRASSGELNNYPLIERILELRKEQSGILGFNSYAELSLARKMAPNVKAVEALLEELRLPSYDAAIKDLADLKAFAAAKNAPEANDLKPWDISFWSERQREEKFAFNAEELRPYFPLPQVLNGLFTLAKRLFGVTITAADGTAPVWHEDVRYFQVADEAEKPIAYFYLDPYSRPAEKRGGAWMDECIVRAKIMEAGTETTRLPVAYLVCNQTPPVDGKPSLMTFMEVETLFHEFGHGLQHLLTKVDYPGAAGINNIEWDAVELPSQFMENWCYDRNTLFNMAKHYETDEPLPEHYYQKLLAARNYMSGSGMLRQIHFSLLDIELHDRYQPGGTETVTDVRSRLAKTTTVIPPLPEDAFLCAFNHIFGGGYAAGYYSYKWAEVLSADAFSAFEEAGLENEPAITETGKLFRETVLALGGSQHPMEVFKAFRGREPNTEALLRHSGLKS from the coding sequence ATGATTGCCAACTCAACGATTACTAGTAATCCCCTATTAATTGGCAAAGGATTACCACCCTTTGATGCCATTAAACCGGAACAAGTGGAACCTGCATTTGCCGAATTACTAACTAAACTAGAAGCAGAACTTGCTCAATTAGAAGCCAATGTCCAACCCAATTGGAGTGGTTTAGTTGAACCATTAGACCGCTTAAACGACCCCCTAAGATGGAGTTGGGGAGTAGTAGGACATTTAATGGGCGTAAAAAACAGCCCCGAACTTCGCCAAGCGTATGAAAATGTCCAACCAAACGTTGTACAATTTTGGAATAAACTCAGTCAAAGTAAACCCATTTACGAAGCATTTAAAGCTTTACGCCAAAGCGAAGATTGGGATAAATTACAACCAGCACAACAGAGAATTGTAGAATCAGCAATTAGAGATGCTGAACTTTCTGGCGTAGGTTTAGAAGGTGAACAAAAAGAGCGTTTCAACGCTATTGAATTAGAATTAGCTGAACTAGGAACAAAGTTTTCCAACCATGTTTTAGATGCTACTAAAGCATTTAGTTTAACCCTGACAACTAAAGAAGAAATTGATGGCTTACCTCCCAGTTTACTCAGTTTAGCTGCTCAAGCTGCCCGTGCGGAGGGAGCAGAAAACGCCACCCCAGAAAATGGCCCCTGGCGCATTACCTTAGATTTTCCCAGCTACGTTCCCTTCATGCAACATAGCACCAGGCGCGACTTGCGAGAACAACTTTATCGCGCTTTTATTAGTCGCGCTTCCAGTGGCGAACTAAACAATTACCCATTAATTGAACGCATTTTGGAACTACGCAAAGAACAATCTGGAATCCTTGGCTTTAATAGTTATGCTGAATTAAGTTTAGCCAGAAAAATGGCTCCTAATGTCAAAGCAGTAGAAGCATTGTTGGAAGAATTACGTCTACCCAGTTACGATGCGGCTATTAAAGATTTGGCAGATTTAAAAGCTTTTGCTGCCGCTAAAAATGCCCCAGAAGCTAATGACTTGAAACCCTGGGATATTAGTTTTTGGTCAGAACGCCAACGGGAAGAAAAATTTGCGTTCAACGCTGAAGAATTGCGTCCCTATTTCCCCTTGCCACAAGTATTAAATGGGTTATTTACTTTAGCAAAAAGGTTATTTGGTGTAACTATTACTGCCGCCGATGGTACTGCCCCAGTTTGGCATGAAGATGTCCGTTATTTCCAAGTAGCTGATGAGGCTGAAAAACCCATTGCCTACTTTTATTTAGACCCCTACAGTCGCCCTGCGGAAAAACGCGGTGGTGCCTGGATGGATGAGTGTATTGTGCGAGCAAAAATCATGGAAGCTGGCACAGAAACAACTCGTTTACCAGTGGCTTATTTAGTTTGTAATCAAACTCCGCCCGTCGATGGTAAACCTAGTTTAATGACTTTTATGGAAGTAGAAACTTTATTCCATGAATTTGGTCACGGTTTACAACATTTGCTCACTAAAGTAGATTATCCGGGAGCAGCTGGGATTAATAATATTGAATGGGATGCTGTAGAATTGCCGAGTCAATTTATGGAGAATTGGTGTTACGATCGCAATACCCTCTTCAACATGGCAAAGCATTACGAAACAGACGAACCTTTGCCCGAACACTACTATCAAAAACTCCTAGCCGCACGCAACTACATGAGTGGTAGTGGGATGTTGCGCCAAATTCACTTTAGCCTTTTGGATATCGAATTGCACGATCGCTATCAACCCGGAGGCACAGAAACCGTTACCGATGTCAGAAGTCGCCTCGCCAAAACCACCACAGTCATCCCACCCTTACCCGAAGACGCATTTTTGTGCGCCTTTAATCACATCTTTGGCGGAGGCTACGCCGCAGGTTACTACAGCTACAAATGGGCAGAAGTCCTCAGCGCCGATGCCTTCTCCGCCTTTGAAGAAGCAGGCTTAGAAAACGAACCCGCCATCACCGAAACAGGTAAACTGTTCCGCGAAACAGTCCTCGCATTAGGCGGTAGCCAACACCCAATGGAAGTCTTTAAAGCCTTCCGAGGTAGAGAACCAAATACCGAAGCATTGCTGAGACATAGTGGGTTGAAAAGCTAG
- a CDS encoding DUF2301 domain-containing membrane protein, with protein MTQVLDSSEPKVYQGQFGEFTITQSDRTGVIIYRASLIIAALSFAAATWLLLTQIDNPITLNLVTLLYAIFCLALGVSLFTIHIYMASLHRALQIFWGIGVFSSIVLAIQSQQPLALYIYQHPLTILGIGFLFAALTGIYFKEAFCFNRFETKILTPIVPLLLVGHLFNLIPPDIEQVLLATWAILFLVFGLRKIFQEIPQDIGDKSVFEYLKNQRSAKA; from the coding sequence ATGACTCAAGTACTAGATTCATCTGAACCGAAAGTTTATCAAGGACAATTTGGAGAGTTTACAATTACTCAGAGCGATCGTACAGGCGTAATCATCTATCGCGCCAGCTTAATCATAGCAGCTTTAAGTTTTGCTGCCGCTACTTGGTTATTACTCACCCAAATCGATAATCCCATTACCCTTAATTTAGTCACACTTTTATATGCTATTTTCTGTTTAGCATTGGGAGTCAGCTTATTTACAATTCATATTTACATGGCATCCTTGCACCGCGCTTTACAAATTTTTTGGGGAATCGGAGTTTTTTCTTCTATTGTATTAGCCATTCAAAGCCAACAACCCCTAGCCTTATACATTTATCAGCACCCATTAACAATTTTGGGAATAGGATTTCTCTTCGCCGCTTTAACAGGAATTTATTTTAAAGAAGCCTTTTGTTTTAACCGTTTTGAAACCAAAATCTTAACACCAATAGTACCCTTGCTATTAGTCGGACATCTTTTTAACTTAATTCCCCCAGACATCGAACAAGTATTATTAGCAACTTGGGCAATTTTATTCCTAGTATTTGGTTTACGGAAAATATTTCAAGAAATCCCCCAAGACATAGGAGATAAAAGCGTTTTTGAATACTTAAAAAACCAACGCTCAGCCAAAGCTTGA
- a CDS encoding serine/threonine-protein kinase, translating into MICCLNPDCHKPENLDGTKFCQNCGATLAPLRNRYRVIQLLGAGGFGRTFLAEDIDKLDERCVVKQFLPQAQGSWAIQKATELFQQEAKRLQLLGEHTQIPTLFAYFEEDKRLYLVQQFIEGDNLLQELSKQGAFNEQKIRELLLDILPVLQFIHRQKVIHRDIKPDNIIRRRSDGKLILIDFGIAKNLTVTSINHPGTHIGTLGYAPIEQMQDGTVYPVSDLYSLGVTCFRLLSQNSPHHLFVNSGYEWVKNWREYVPNPIDEKLDYVLDKLLQKDMQQRYQSADEVWQDLQSVSLTAANLNVTQVTQPPPSMVGTSNISLRNKTTTKALIGGIVTVILLLSGGGYWYWQNFKYPRTLVGHSGEVNSVAVSRDNKTIASGSDDKTVKLWPLNGGKEIRTFNGHSDWVYSVAISGNGNFLVSGSKDNSIKLWSLKTGKELLTLKGHKDIINSVAVSEDNQKIISGSYDNTVKLWNLKSGQLIRTFTGHYGQVLSVAFNPKNDTIISSSVDKTIKVWNEKTGKEIRSLKGHLSDVNSVALSPDGQLLASVSDDKSIKVWNVNTGRELRTFTGHTADINSVAFSPNGKILATGSDDKTIGLWNLTTGEKLANLQEHTAPVFSVAFSPNGKLLVSGSEDKTMKIWQVP; encoded by the coding sequence ATGATTTGTTGTCTTAATCCAGATTGCCATAAACCAGAAAACCTTGACGGAACCAAGTTTTGCCAAAATTGTGGGGCAACACTTGCGCCCTTGCGTAACCGTTACAGGGTAATTCAGTTACTCGGTGCCGGAGGGTTTGGTAGAACATTCCTCGCAGAAGATATAGATAAACTCGATGAACGATGTGTTGTCAAACAGTTTTTACCCCAAGCACAAGGTAGCTGGGCAATACAAAAAGCTACCGAACTGTTTCAACAAGAAGCAAAGCGACTGCAACTATTAGGAGAACATACCCAAATACCTACACTTTTTGCTTATTTTGAAGAAGATAAACGCTTATATTTAGTACAACAATTTATCGAAGGAGACAACTTATTGCAGGAATTAAGTAAACAAGGTGCGTTTAACGAACAAAAAATCCGCGAATTGTTACTTGATATATTACCAGTCCTGCAATTTATCCATCGACAAAAAGTAATTCACCGCGATATTAAACCCGACAATATTATCCGTCGTCGCAGTGATGGCAAGTTAATATTAATTGATTTTGGCATAGCCAAAAATTTAACGGTAACTTCCATAAATCATCCCGGAACCCATATTGGCACGCTTGGTTACGCCCCGATTGAACAAATGCAAGATGGTACAGTATACCCAGTCAGCGATTTGTATAGTTTGGGTGTTACTTGTTTTCGCTTATTATCCCAAAATAGTCCCCATCATCTATTTGTCAACAGTGGTTATGAATGGGTAAAAAATTGGCGTGAATATGTCCCTAATCCCATTGATGAAAAATTAGATTATGTACTAGATAAACTGTTGCAAAAAGATATGCAACAGCGTTATCAATCAGCAGACGAAGTTTGGCAAGATTTGCAATCTGTCAGTTTAACCGCAGCTAACTTAAATGTAACTCAAGTCACTCAGCCACCGCCATCAATGGTAGGTACGTCAAATATTAGCCTGAGAAATAAAACCACAACTAAAGCATTGATTGGTGGGATAGTAACTGTTATTTTGCTGTTAAGTGGAGGTGGTTATTGGTACTGGCAAAATTTTAAATATCCCCGCACTTTAGTTGGTCATTCTGGTGAAGTGAATTCTGTAGCTGTTAGTAGAGATAATAAAACAATTGCTAGTGGTAGTGATGATAAAACCGTTAAGCTATGGCCTTTGAATGGAGGCAAGGAAATTCGCACTTTTAATGGTCATTCTGATTGGGTTTACTCAGTTGCAATTAGTGGAAATGGTAATTTTTTAGTTAGTGGTAGCAAGGATAATTCTATTAAACTCTGGAGTCTGAAAACAGGGAAAGAATTACTTACTTTAAAAGGCCATAAAGATATAATTAATTCTGTAGCAGTTAGCGAAGATAATCAAAAAATTATTAGTGGAAGTTATGATAACACTGTAAAACTTTGGAACCTAAAAAGTGGACAATTAATTCGGACTTTTACTGGTCATTATGGGCAAGTACTTTCGGTAGCGTTTAACCCCAAAAATGATACTATTATTAGTAGTAGTGTAGATAAGACCATAAAAGTTTGGAATGAAAAAACTGGGAAGGAAATTCGCAGTTTAAAAGGGCATTTAAGTGATGTTAATTCTGTTGCTTTAAGTCCAGATGGACAACTATTAGCTAGCGTTAGTGATGATAAAAGTATTAAAGTGTGGAATGTGAATACAGGGCGTGAATTACGCACTTTTACAGGTCATACAGCTGATATTAATTCCGTTGCTTTTAGTCCAAATGGTAAAATTTTAGCTACTGGTAGTGATGATAAAACTATCGGATTATGGAATTTGACCACCGGAGAAAAATTAGCTAATTTGCAAGAACATACTGCGCCTGTTTTTTCTGTTGCTTTCAGTCCTAATGGTAAGTTATTAGTTAGTGGTAGTGAGGATAAAACTATGAAAATTTGGCAAGTTCCATAA
- a CDS encoding patatin-like phospholipase family protein, producing MTFKYKVLSIDGGGIRGIIPAMILAEIEQQTGKRIHEMFDLIAGTSTGGIIALGLTMPSEQDSQQPKYQAKDLVQLYREEGKIIFRKNGQHLSSLLHNLLQQTLSGFSLPKINIDDLLNPKYPPSGRDSVLTKYFGNTAISEALTEVFITSYDTELRLPVFFTSKTNEEVIKGRVFRKICKGFTMKQAAMATSAAPTFFEPYPVTTSHPTDNGYYSLIDGGVFANNPTSLAVMEGIVDARKQGKDLRLQDILVVSLGTGSLTRKYTYNQTKEWGLIGWIQPIINILMDGTNESVSVQLEQLLARSDNLSQYYRFQGFLDQGKGSDDMDVVTPENISRLETLAGDIIRNQNDELQALCQLLTTSQKVVT from the coding sequence ATGACTTTTAAATACAAAGTATTGTCTATTGATGGCGGCGGTATTCGAGGAATTATACCCGCAATGATTTTAGCTGAAATCGAACAGCAAACGGGAAAAAGAATTCATGAAATGTTCGATTTAATTGCTGGTACTTCCACTGGAGGAATTATTGCATTAGGTTTGACAATGCCATCTGAACAAGATAGCCAACAACCTAAGTATCAAGCTAAGGATTTAGTGCAACTTTACCGGGAAGAAGGTAAAATAATCTTTCGCAAAAATGGTCAACATCTTTCTAGTTTATTGCACAATTTACTACAACAAACACTAAGCGGATTTAGCTTACCAAAAATCAATATTGACGATCTTTTGAACCCAAAATATCCTCCGTCTGGTAGGGATTCAGTTTTAACTAAATATTTTGGAAACACTGCTATCAGCGAAGCATTAACGGAGGTTTTCATTACTAGTTATGATACTGAGTTAAGGTTGCCTGTATTCTTCACTAGCAAAACCAATGAAGAAGTAATTAAAGGTAGAGTTTTTCGCAAAATATGTAAAGGCTTTACTATGAAGCAAGCAGCAATGGCAACTTCAGCAGCACCAACTTTTTTTGAACCATATCCCGTTACTACATCTCATCCAACTGATAATGGTTATTATTCGTTAATTGATGGAGGAGTTTTTGCGAATAATCCCACATCGCTAGCTGTTATGGAGGGAATTGTTGATGCTAGAAAACAAGGGAAAGATTTACGGCTTCAAGATATATTAGTTGTTTCTCTTGGTACTGGTTCTTTGACTCGGAAATACACTTACAATCAAACAAAAGAATGGGGTTTAATTGGCTGGATACAACCTATAATTAACATTCTGATGGATGGAACTAACGAATCTGTATCAGTACAATTAGAACAACTATTAGCTAGATCGGATAATTTGTCTCAATACTATCGTTTTCAAGGTTTCCTCGATCAAGGAAAAGGTAGTGATGATATGGACGTTGTAACGCCGGAAAATATCTCTAGACTGGAAACGCTAGCTGGGGATATTATTCGTAACCAAAATGATGAGTTACAAGCGTTATGTCAACTGCTTACTACATCTCAAAAAGTAGTAACATAA
- a CDS encoding SAM hydrolase/SAM-dependent halogenase family protein: MIVTLLTDFGLSDVYVGVMKGVIAKINPTLKVIDLTHDIPPQNLAAARFCLMNSVPYFPEKTIHIAVVDPGVGSSRRCVAIKFAGGFLVGPDNGIFSGVISQNPAISAVELTNSFYWRTASPSTTFHGRDIFAAVGAHLASGVPLTELGTAINPESLVELAIVECQEKEGIVEGCIQYIDRFGNLITNIQGNLVIGKIWAVEIAGVNISGKKTYSDSPIGTLIALVGSHGWVEIAINNGNAQSQLQLNYGDEVKVLLK, translated from the coding sequence ATGATTGTTACTCTTTTAACTGATTTTGGCTTAAGTGATGTTTATGTTGGGGTGATGAAAGGTGTAATTGCCAAAATTAATCCAACATTAAAAGTTATAGATTTAACCCATGATATTCCTCCCCAAAATTTAGCGGCTGCTAGATTTTGTTTGATGAATTCTGTTCCTTATTTCCCTGAAAAAACAATACATATTGCTGTGGTAGATCCAGGTGTGGGAAGTAGCAGAAGATGCGTAGCAATAAAGTTTGCAGGTGGTTTTTTAGTTGGGCCTGACAATGGTATATTTAGTGGTGTTATTAGTCAAAATCCAGCTATTTCAGCAGTTGAATTAACTAATTCTTTTTACTGGCGGACTGCTTCACCTAGTACAACTTTTCATGGTCGAGATATTTTTGCCGCAGTGGGGGCACATTTGGCTAGTGGTGTTCCTTTAACGGAATTGGGAACAGCAATTAATCCTGAAAGTTTGGTAGAATTAGCAATTGTAGAATGCCAAGAAAAAGAGGGGATTGTTGAGGGTTGTATTCAGTATATCGATCGCTTCGGCAACCTCATCACCAATATCCAAGGTAATTTAGTAATCGGCAAAATTTGGGCTGTAGAAATTGCTGGGGTAAACATCTCAGGTAAAAAAACTTACAGCGATAGTCCAATAGGTACTTTAATCGCTTTAGTTGGTAGTCATGGATGGGTAGAAATAGCCATTAATAATGGTAATGCTCAGTCTCAGTTACAACTAAATTATGGAGATGAGGTTAAAGTATTACTGAAATAA